GAGTTTGACCTATGTTCAGCAGACATGATGATGATCGGCTGGCACTCAGATACAGAAGATTCTGCGAACTTTAACGAGTTCCTAACCATGACTCGTAACGAAGAGACAGGTCGCGGTCAGTACAACTGTTCTGGTTACTCAAACCCAGAGATGGACGCAGTCGTAGAAGCATCTAACACTGAAACGGATCCTGCTAAGCGTTCTCAAATGCTGAAAGGCGTTGAAGCGACACTTTACAACGACGCAGCATTTGTACCGCTACACTGGCAAAGTGAAGCGTGGGGCGCGAAGTCTAACGTTGGTGCGGCTGATATCGTTAACCCAATGGTGATGCCTTACTTCGGTGACCTAGTTGTAAAATAATCTAGCTTGCTAGGTGCGAGAGCCTGTTGGTTCAGGCTCTCACTATTTAAGTTGTTCTATTAAGTTTCGGTATTTAGTCTTCCTTCAGTCTGGCTAGATACCTTTTTTAAGACTGAATATTTGTTGTCTGGTTACGGATTTAACTAGACAGTCATGGATAGATAAGGGGCAAGGAATGTTTACGTTTCTGGTCAAGCGCCTGTTTCAGGCACTGATAGTGATGTTTGTGATCAGTTTGGTGGCGTTTGCCATTCAGGATAACCTGGGCGACCCGTTACGTGAGTTGGTAGGTCAGTCTGTTTCAGAAGCGGAGCGTCAAGCGCTGCGTGATGAACTGGGCCTCAACGATCCCTTCATTACAAAATACACTCGCTTTGTAGGGGCTGCTCTACAGGGTGATCTTGGTACCTCGTACTTCTTTAAGCGTCCAGCTGTGGACGTTATTTTAGATAAGCTGGTAGCCACACTTGAGTTAGTGTTTGGTGCATCGCTTATCATTGTTTGTTTGTCGATCCCGCTTGGGGTTTACTCGGCGATTCATCCAAAAAGCTTCTTTACCAAGTTGGTGATGGCGGGCAGTAGTATCGGTATCTCAATTCCGGTGTTCTTAACGGCCATTATGCTAATGTATGTATTCTCTATTGAACTTGGCTGGCTGCCTTCTTATGGGCGTGGTGAAACCGCCAACTGGCTTGGCTGGGAGTCTGGCTTCTTTACGCTGGATGGCCTTGCACACTTAGTTCTGCCAAGTATTGCGCTAGCTTCTATCATGTTGCCGCTATTCATCCGTCTCGTACGTTCTGAGATGCTGGAAGTACTGAGCTCTGAATACATCAAGTTCGGTAAAGCGAAAGGCTTAGCACTGAACAAGATCTACTACCAACATGCGCTGAAAAACACCATGCTCCCTGTACTAACGGTGGGTGGTGTTCAGATTGGTACTATGGTGGCTTACACCATTCTTACTGAAACCGTATTCCAGTGGCCGGGTACCGGCTTCCTATTCCTTGAAGCGATTAACCGAGTGGATACACCACTGATTACCGCATACGTTATTTTCGTTGGTCTGATTTTCGTCGTAACCAACACCATTGTTGACCTGCTATACGGCATCATTAACCCAACAGTGAACATTACAGGGAAAGGAGCATAATCATGGAACAATCAACAACAGCTCCATCTCGTTGGGAGCGCTTCAAGCAGTCAGACATTCTGTACTACTTTTTACGTGACAAAGTGGCGATGTTCAGCTTCGCTGTCTTTACCGCATTCTTGGTGATGGCTCTGGCTGCGCCGATTATCGCACCGACTGACCCATACGATGTGACGTCGATTGATATTATGGACTCTGAGCTACCGCCATCATGGATGGAAGATGGTGACGAGCGTTTCCTTCTAGGTACAGATGAGCAAGGTCGTGACATTCTATCTACCATGCTTTACGGCTCGCGTCTGTCGCTAACGATTGGTTTCTTGGCGGTCGGTCTTCAGCTAACACTGGGTATCATTATTGGTCTGTCAGCGGGTTACTTCGGTGGTCGTATCGATAGCTTCCTAATGCGTTTCGCTGATGTTCAGCTTTCGTTCTCTACTATGATGGTTGCGATCATTGTTTCGGCTATCTTTAAGGCGAGCTTTGGTAGTGATTTCTACGCTCAGTATGCAGTAGTGATGCTGGTGGTGATTATCGGTATTGCTGAATGGCCGCAGTATGCGCGTACGATTCGTGCGTCGGTATTGGCGGAGAAGAAGAAAGAGTATGTCGAAGCGGCACGTGTTATGGGCTTTAAAGCACCTCGCATTATGTTCCGTCACATTCTACCGAACTGCCTATCTCCAATTTTGGTTATCTCTACAGTACAGGTGGCAAATGCCATCATGTCAGAAGCGGCACTTTCTTTCCTAGGTCTTGGCCTTCCGGTAGATCAACCATCGCTTGGCGCACTGATTAGTATCGGTTTCAACTACATCTTCTCTGGTGCATGGTGGATTACTGCCTTCCCAGGTGTGCTATTGGTAACGCTGGTACTGGTTATCAACCTGCTTGGTGACTGGTTACGTGATGTGTTTAACCCGAAAATTTATAAAGGTTGATCCCGAGCGATTGATTTTTAATAAAAAAGCTCACTAAACTAAGAGCCGTAAGTAATTACGGCTCTTTTTTTGCTTATAGTTTAGGAACTATGAGTTATTGATCTAGTCAATAATGTCTAAAATGGAATTCATTTATTATCGATATTAAGTCGGTGATAATTTTACCCCTGAGGGTTGAGTGATGGGTATGAAATTGACAATAAATGCAGTATGTCGAGGTTCTCGTAAAGGGTTAGGTTTAGCACTGTTCACAGTCGGTGCGTCATTATCTGGTTATGTGAATGCAGAGTCGGTGCTTTGTGATGCGACTCAAGCCAGTGCAGATCAACTGCCTCAGTTAGAAGCTTCTTGTCCAATCGGTAAAGGGATATGGGGGAGTAAAGCACCCAAAACTCATTCAGAAAGTAACCTTTTCTGGGTTCAGTGTGGACTGCTCAATGACCCACTGCCGCTAAAGAAGGCGAAACCTATCTATAAAAATATCTCGACCAATGTATGGATGAAACCAGAACAAGGTAACTACCGCTGCTTGATTGGTCCTTACTCCAATTATGCGGATGCACGTAAAGAGTTGCTACAGGTTAGGAAGGTATCGGGCTACAAAGAAGCCTTTATCCGCATGGTTGATAAATCTCAATCAACTAATGTTGCACCACTGGCTGCCGCGACTGCAAAAACGGATAAAATGACCGCTCCTAAAGCTCGAGTGGAAGCGCAACCTGTAGAGCGCACCGCGGCAAAAGCACCTGCGACGGCAGCGGTTGCCAAAGCTTCTGCGCCAGCACCTAAGGCTCCTGCTCCTAAAGCTATAAGCAAACCT
The Vibrio pelagius genome window above contains:
- a CDS encoding ABC transporter permease yields the protein MEQSTTAPSRWERFKQSDILYYFLRDKVAMFSFAVFTAFLVMALAAPIIAPTDPYDVTSIDIMDSELPPSWMEDGDERFLLGTDEQGRDILSTMLYGSRLSLTIGFLAVGLQLTLGIIIGLSAGYFGGRIDSFLMRFADVQLSFSTMMVAIIVSAIFKASFGSDFYAQYAVVMLVVIIGIAEWPQYARTIRASVLAEKKKEYVEAARVMGFKAPRIMFRHILPNCLSPILVISTVQVANAIMSEAALSFLGLGLPVDQPSLGALISIGFNYIFSGAWWITAFPGVLLVTLVLVINLLGDWLRDVFNPKIYKG
- a CDS encoding SPOR domain-containing protein — encoded protein: MKLTINAVCRGSRKGLGLALFTVGASLSGYVNAESVLCDATQASADQLPQLEASCPIGKGIWGSKAPKTHSESNLFWVQCGLLNDPLPLKKAKPIYKNISTNVWMKPEQGNYRCLIGPYSNYADARKELLQVRKVSGYKEAFIRMVDKSQSTNVAPLAAATAKTDKMTAPKARVEAQPVERTAAKAPATAAVAKASAPAPKAPAPKAISKPVSTGSMAIQSLPDHSKNSSDTEVEVRLSASVSGKTYAVPYILDGQQQFYMEQGKPWSRLDYDQAQKTCNGLGMGLLSEKDWQTILNSKVMEQKDWPMHLPYWGAQKKGLFTNGNITQLKGSSLLNVMCVK
- a CDS encoding ABC transporter permease — encoded protein: MFTFLVKRLFQALIVMFVISLVAFAIQDNLGDPLRELVGQSVSEAERQALRDELGLNDPFITKYTRFVGAALQGDLGTSYFFKRPAVDVILDKLVATLELVFGASLIIVCLSIPLGVYSAIHPKSFFTKLVMAGSSIGISIPVFLTAIMLMYVFSIELGWLPSYGRGETANWLGWESGFFTLDGLAHLVLPSIALASIMLPLFIRLVRSEMLEVLSSEYIKFGKAKGLALNKIYYQHALKNTMLPVLTVGGVQIGTMVAYTILTETVFQWPGTGFLFLEAINRVDTPLITAYVIFVGLIFVVTNTIVDLLYGIINPTVNITGKGA